A portion of the Pseudomonas koreensis genome contains these proteins:
- a CDS encoding MFS transporter: protein MQRTLINIGPRQVAGFCLALTAFELLTYMASDVIMPAMLDVTTELEAHVRHVPNAFNLYLLGGVCLQWLLGPLSDRFGRRPLLLIGSALFGVSCAAAFLTQSIEAFNLLRLLQGMGLGFVVAVSYPALQEVFCEADAVRLMALLGNVALLSPLLGPLLGILLLEWLSWRQIFLLLGCAAALVWLGLLLWMPETVGVERRDGHRNARVAFSWRLVSQRYGALLANPRFLFASLALGLMSLPLIAWIGLAPLLLVRVLEMTPLEYGLWQIPVFSAVIAGNLILDRLLQTHSLEQLIQLALWPFCLGLVLLAACALLGAGLGPVVASLALYAVGLGMSNAAVYRLALFSSDDSKGLVSALTGMISIAVMGLGGSLIATIGGGSRLEYFALWAAFGGLMCLPLMYRLLQTTSPDVASPQ, encoded by the coding sequence ATGCAGAGAACACTTATAAACATCGGCCCCAGACAGGTAGCCGGTTTCTGTCTGGCGCTGACCGCTTTCGAACTGCTCACTTACATGGCCAGCGATGTGATCATGCCAGCGATGCTCGACGTCACAACCGAGCTCGAGGCGCACGTGCGGCATGTTCCCAATGCATTCAATCTTTACCTGTTGGGTGGCGTCTGCCTGCAGTGGTTACTCGGGCCTTTGTCCGACCGGTTCGGGCGCCGACCGCTGTTATTGATCGGCAGCGCGCTGTTCGGTGTGTCGTGCGCGGCGGCATTCCTGACTCAAAGTATTGAAGCCTTCAACCTGTTACGTCTGTTGCAAGGCATGGGCCTGGGTTTCGTCGTCGCGGTCAGCTATCCGGCGCTGCAGGAGGTGTTCTGCGAAGCCGACGCCGTACGGCTCATGGCCCTGCTCGGCAACGTAGCCTTGTTGTCGCCATTGCTCGGGCCGCTACTCGGCATTCTGCTGCTGGAATGGCTGAGCTGGCGACAGATCTTTCTGCTTCTCGGCTGCGCCGCCGCGCTGGTCTGGCTCGGCCTGTTGCTGTGGATGCCGGAAACGGTGGGCGTCGAGCGCCGCGACGGTCATCGCAACGCCAGAGTGGCCTTTTCCTGGCGCCTCGTTTCTCAGCGCTATGGCGCGCTATTGGCCAATCCGCGCTTCCTCTTTGCCAGTCTGGCGCTGGGCTTGATGAGCCTGCCGCTGATCGCGTGGATCGGACTCGCCCCATTGCTGCTGGTACGGGTTCTGGAAATGACGCCGCTGGAATATGGCTTGTGGCAGATACCGGTTTTTTCGGCAGTCATCGCTGGCAATCTGATTCTCGACCGATTGCTGCAGACGCATTCGCTTGAGCAATTGATTCAACTGGCGCTGTGGCCGTTCTGTCTGGGTCTTGTGCTGTTGGCGGCGTGCGCATTGCTCGGTGCGGGACTGGGTCCAGTGGTGGCCAGCCTGGCGTTGTACGCCGTCGGGCTGGGCATGAGCAACGCGGCGGTGTACCGCCTGGCGCTGTTTTCCAGTGATGACAGCAAAGGCCTGGTGTCGGCGCTGACCGGCATGATCTCGATTGCCGTCATGGGCCTCGGCGGGTCGCTGATTGCGACCATCGGTGGCGGTAGCCGCCTTGAATATTTCGCGCTCTGGGCCGCGTTCGGCGGGCTGATGTGCCTGCCCTTGATGTACCGGTTACTGCAAACCACCTCGCCGGATGTGGCCTCGCCTCAATAA
- a CDS encoding acyl-protein synthase, with the protein MTHLPYADALCALTQPYCADSAPADLFDRAMAEISRFHCEHSPGYADWLDANGLAPQDLDSLDDWSRLPPIFANFFKRHLLLSSTGTDALELISSGTSGQKSRMRYDERSLARAQFMVAQIFRHYSWDAPDTPCNYLLLSYEPEGRITLGTSFTDQFLCQFAPVNRVVYALRNTGSGHQFDVFGVIAALQAFAEEGLPVRIFGFPAFLWQTLQRMQDTGVQNLQLPAGSLAFFGGGWKTQAAQEIPKQQLYAHIHRQLGIDPARCRDGYGAVEHAVPYIECARHRFHVPVYSRVLIRDPADFSLLPYGQQGLLGFVSPYISSSPAHAVVMSDLATLHPGASCGCGLTSDWFELHGRAGTTAGRSCAMAAAELLGSH; encoded by the coding sequence ATGACTCACTTACCCTATGCCGACGCCCTTTGCGCGTTGACGCAACCCTATTGCGCAGATTCTGCCCCGGCCGATCTGTTTGATCGGGCGATGGCTGAGATCAGCCGCTTTCACTGCGAGCACTCCCCGGGTTACGCCGATTGGCTCGACGCCAATGGCCTCGCCCCGCAGGATCTCGACAGCCTGGATGACTGGTCGCGCCTGCCGCCAATATTCGCCAACTTCTTCAAACGACACCTGCTGCTCAGCAGCACCGGCACTGATGCTCTGGAACTGATTTCGTCGGGCACCAGCGGGCAGAAAAGTCGCATGCGCTACGACGAGCGCAGCCTGGCGCGCGCGCAATTCATGGTCGCGCAGATATTTCGCCACTACAGCTGGGACGCGCCGGACACGCCATGCAACTACCTGCTGCTCAGCTACGAACCCGAGGGTCGCATCACCCTTGGAACGTCATTCACCGACCAGTTTCTCTGTCAGTTCGCCCCGGTCAATCGCGTGGTGTACGCCTTGCGCAACACCGGTAGCGGCCATCAATTCGATGTATTCGGAGTGATCGCGGCATTGCAGGCCTTCGCTGAAGAGGGTTTGCCGGTGCGGATTTTCGGCTTTCCGGCATTTCTCTGGCAAACCCTGCAACGCATGCAGGACACCGGCGTACAAAATCTGCAGTTGCCGGCCGGTTCACTGGCGTTCTTTGGCGGCGGCTGGAAAACCCAGGCCGCACAGGAAATTCCCAAACAGCAGCTCTACGCCCACATTCACCGGCAACTGGGCATCGACCCCGCCCGCTGCCGCGACGGTTACGGCGCCGTCGAGCATGCAGTGCCTTACATCGAATGCGCTCGCCACCGCTTTCACGTACCGGTCTATTCGCGGGTATTGATCCGCGACCCGGCGGATTTTTCCCTGCTGCCCTATGGCCAGCAAGGCCTGCTCGGCTTCGTTTCACCTTATATCTCCTCCAGCCCCGCCCACGCCGTGGTGATGAGCGATCTGGCCACCCTGCACCCCGGCGCCAGTTGCGGCTGCGGATTGACCAGCGACTGGTTTGAACTGCACGGCCGCGCCGGGACCACGGCGGGTAGAAGCTGCGCAATGGCTGCCGCCGAATTACTGGGAAGTCACTGA
- a CDS encoding fe2+ zn2+ uptake regulation protein, which yields MYNSHLPTDGSQTPQGVSRSSHTRNFTSRGERPGNERIRVLLKSFGLRTSLIRLKVIDALLVAAQSNRRLGVRGVHSQLLDLDVPLSFLSVREVLKRLCAEGVITFNADKSYSLHPQAAAVLNNE from the coding sequence ATGTACAACTCGCACCTACCAACGGACGGTAGCCAGACGCCACAGGGCGTTTCCAGGAGCTCGCACACGCGCAACTTCACCTCGCGCGGCGAACGTCCGGGTAATGAGCGTATCCGGGTTCTCCTGAAAAGTTTCGGTCTGCGCACCAGCCTTATACGTCTGAAAGTCATCGACGCGCTGCTGGTGGCGGCACAGAGCAATCGTCGTCTGGGCGTGCGTGGCGTCCATAGCCAGCTACTCGACCTGGATGTCCCGCTGTCCTTTCTCAGTGTCCGCGAAGTGCTCAAACGCTTGTGCGCCGAAGGCGTGATCACCTTCAACGCCGACAAGAGTTATAGCCTGCACCCACAGGCGGCAGCGGTCCTCAACAACGAATGA
- a CDS encoding aldehyde dehydrogenase family protein, with protein sequence MYLLNGQLHQTYSLEAALQDLQPQLPQHLPTTLDSATVFNAAARFAERLRGAQTDLPLDTAQRQALIDFCQPEALAYKRQRELGSDADSLRRIDYRHARFEAWRPLGLVVHITPANAPLLAFCAVVESLLAGNINWLRPSRSDQGLTAQLLCALVECDESGQLGGYVAVIPASTEQIGSLCKQANGVAAWGGEAALQAIRQQLAPGCRWIDWGHRISFVYLTPEAATPQALDALADEVCRLDQQACSSPQWLLVDSDDPQVLRTVGERLAQALARRTAQWPALVPTLQEASQITTQMQMARLGQSFAGHTGHVWDGSGWRVIWTHARQLAPSPLFRSVMLHPVPQALLTATLLPWRNVLQSCALVCAQPRLVELTSTLINAGVTRIAPISGIHDGYEGEPHDGVYALQRLSRRVSVSLAPAQLAHRASLDGAPVPAKPCGPIMDKESFIAQPINDRTQLYFRSGGSSGTPALAGYSYHDFQRQMRATADGLFAAGLDPAQDRVMNLFFCGGLYGGFLSFTKALELLTVTHLPMAAPADDDYREIARLIIDQRVNVLVGMPATLHRLFLNEQERLRAYGGVEKVLFGGEHPSEQNRELLRSCGVSTIRSAIYGSVDAGPLGHACKESADGVFHLMSDIQQLEIVALEEDAAVVDDQIGRLVVTSIAREGGQCVQRYEIGDTGRWLPGTCTCGLATPRFELLQRHGKLLRIGTDFISLSELTTRLQVPFQLCLDHTAEGVERMQLHSELAADAVKKRLAGYSTLMTIIETGLLVLQIEQRSPVNFIQNKHSGKTPLVIDSRR encoded by the coding sequence ATGTATTTGCTCAATGGACAACTGCACCAGACCTACAGCCTTGAGGCTGCGCTGCAGGATCTGCAACCGCAGCTCCCGCAACACCTGCCCACGACGCTCGATAGCGCCACAGTATTCAACGCAGCTGCGCGCTTTGCCGAGCGCCTGCGGGGGGCGCAAACGGATCTGCCACTCGACACTGCACAACGACAGGCCTTGATCGATTTCTGCCAGCCCGAAGCGTTGGCGTACAAGCGTCAGCGCGAACTCGGCAGCGACGCCGATTCGTTGCGGCGCATCGATTATCGCCACGCGCGTTTCGAAGCCTGGCGCCCGCTCGGACTGGTGGTGCACATCACCCCCGCCAATGCGCCCCTGCTGGCCTTCTGCGCGGTGGTCGAAAGCCTGCTTGCCGGCAACATCAACTGGTTGCGCCCCAGCCGTAGCGATCAAGGGCTGACGGCGCAATTGCTGTGCGCATTGGTCGAATGCGACGAGAGCGGACAACTGGGTGGTTACGTGGCGGTAATACCTGCCAGCACCGAACAGATCGGCTCATTGTGCAAACAGGCCAATGGTGTCGCCGCGTGGGGTGGCGAAGCGGCCCTGCAAGCCATTCGGCAGCAGCTCGCGCCGGGTTGTCGCTGGATCGACTGGGGCCATCGCATCAGCTTCGTCTATCTCACGCCCGAGGCCGCCACGCCCCAGGCGCTCGATGCCCTGGCCGATGAGGTCTGCCGGCTCGATCAACAAGCCTGTTCGAGCCCACAATGGCTGCTGGTGGATAGCGATGATCCGCAGGTATTGCGCACGGTGGGCGAGCGTCTGGCACAAGCGTTGGCGCGACGCACCGCGCAATGGCCCGCCCTGGTGCCGACGCTGCAGGAGGCGTCGCAAATCACCACGCAAATGCAGATGGCCCGTCTCGGCCAGAGTTTTGCCGGCCATACCGGGCATGTCTGGGACGGTTCGGGCTGGCGGGTGATCTGGACGCATGCCCGGCAACTCGCGCCATCACCGCTGTTTCGCAGCGTAATGCTGCATCCGGTGCCGCAGGCGCTGCTGACCGCCACGCTGCTGCCGTGGCGCAACGTATTGCAAAGCTGTGCGCTGGTCTGCGCGCAACCGCGCCTCGTCGAACTGACCTCCACGCTGATCAACGCCGGTGTAACGCGTATCGCACCGATCAGCGGCATTCACGACGGCTACGAGGGCGAGCCCCATGACGGCGTCTATGCACTGCAACGCTTGAGTCGTCGGGTATCGGTAAGTCTGGCGCCTGCGCAATTGGCGCATCGGGCCAGTCTGGATGGCGCGCCAGTGCCGGCAAAGCCATGCGGTCCGATCATGGACAAAGAGTCGTTCATCGCTCAACCCATCAATGACCGGACGCAATTGTATTTCCGTTCCGGAGGCAGCAGCGGTACGCCGGCCCTTGCCGGTTACAGCTATCACGACTTCCAGCGTCAGATGCGCGCAACGGCTGACGGGCTGTTCGCCGCCGGCCTTGATCCGGCGCAGGATCGGGTCATGAACCTGTTTTTCTGCGGCGGACTATACGGCGGCTTTCTCAGTTTCACCAAGGCGCTCGAACTGCTGACGGTGACGCATCTGCCCATGGCTGCCCCGGCAGATGACGACTACCGGGAAATCGCCCGGTTGATCATTGATCAACGGGTTAACGTTCTGGTGGGAATGCCCGCCACCCTGCACCGCCTGTTTCTCAACGAGCAGGAGCGTTTGCGCGCTTATGGAGGAGTCGAAAAGGTTTTATTCGGTGGCGAACACCCGAGCGAGCAGAACCGCGAATTGCTGCGCAGTTGCGGCGTGTCGACTATCCGTTCGGCCATTTATGGCAGCGTCGATGCCGGCCCGCTTGGCCATGCCTGCAAGGAGTCGGCGGATGGCGTGTTCCATCTGATGAGCGATATCCAGCAACTGGAAATTGTCGCGCTGGAAGAGGATGCAGCGGTTGTCGACGATCAAATCGGTCGGCTGGTGGTCACCTCGATTGCCCGCGAAGGTGGTCAGTGCGTGCAGCGCTATGAGATTGGCGACACGGGACGCTGGCTTCCCGGCACCTGCACGTGCGGGCTTGCCACCCCACGCTTCGAACTGTTGCAGCGCCACGGCAAATTGCTGCGAATCGGCACTGACTTTATCTCTCTGAGCGAACTGACGACGCGCCTGCAAGTGCCATTTCAGTTGTGCCTGGACCACACCGCCGAGGGTGTCGAGCGTATGCAGCTGCACAGTGAACTTGCAGCGGACGCGGTTAAAAAACGGCTCGCCGGTTATTCGACCCTGATGACCATCATCGAAACCGGATTGTTGGTTCTGCAGATCGAACAACGCTCGCCCGTGAACTTCATTCAAAACAAACACAGCGGCAAGAC